TTGGTGACCCGCACATTAATAGctgtttattcatttttccaGAGCCCCATTTACTGCCTGAAAGCCACTGTGAAGGAAGCCAAGGGAATTTTGGGTAAAGATGTCAGTGGTAAGTGGAGGGGTGGGTTTCCCGTGGGAagaggggcagctgctgctcctgagtgGGATTCCCACACCTCTGCCCTCGCAGGGCTCAGTGACCCATACTGCCTGCTGGGCATCGAGGCCAggagccaggagccagcccacCCCGACCACAAGAAGAGGATGAAGGCTGTGGTCAAAGACCTCATCCCCGAAGACCAAATCCATCGCACCCAAGTCATAAGCCAGACCCTCAGCCCAGTGTGGAACGAGACCTTCATCCTGTAAGCCACCCCCACCCCTTGGCTCTGCTCTCTGGGGGGTGCAGGGCGTGGCCAGGGCTCTTGGCTGGGGATGGGGGTTCACCACTCGTGTGTTACTCCAGTAACATCCCCTGGTGCCTTGCAGGGAGTTTAAAGATGTGGAGACAGCCAGCTTCCACCTGGACATGTGGTGAGTGACAGCATCCCAGCGAGCCCAGGACCCTGCCCGAGGGGGTGCTGCCTCCTGGGATTCAATCTGCAACTTTTTTAAAGGCCCCGAAGCCAGCTGGGAGCCCCTTTCCCCCTCACTTTCCGTGGAGCAGTGCTCAGTGCAGGATGTGACCTGTGCCAGCAGGGAAagcccaggctggctgtgcccaggcagggctggtcCTAAGCCCTGGTTTAATTTATGGAGACCCACGTGCTCACAGCTTTGGGCTGGGCTTGGGGGTGGCCTCAACACTGacacttccctgctcctgtgctttCCCTTCTCCACCGTCATTGCaattccctgctctgcttttccatcccctgcatttccccctctccccgCCGTGGGTTTTGCCTCCTGCCCTCGCAGGGACTCGGACGTGGTGGAGTCGATGCGGCACAAGCTGGGGGAGCTGACGGACCTCCACGGCCTCAAAAGGTTGGTGCTGGTGCGGCCCCAAGGCTGCCGAGGGTTGGAAAATGGTTATTTGCCtgctggattttaaaaatcgcccttggaaggagggagggcaggCGGAGGTCTGTGTCACCCTTCTCCACCCCGAACACGGCCGGGTCGTGCAGGACACCTTCCCACCCCCTCCGTTGTTTGTGCCTTTCAGGATCTTTAAAGACGCTCGCAAAGACAAAGGGCAGGACGATTTCCTGGGGAACGTGGTGGTTCGCCTGAAGGTGAGCCCGGTCGTGCCTCCCCTCCTCCGAGGGACTCCCCAGGACTTTCCCCAGTGAAACCTCCCGGGGTCCGGGCAGGATCCCAGCCCCGTGGCAGCACCGGCACACCCAGGATCCCTTCTCAGAGCCACAGACCGATGTCAGGTCCCTCACTATGCCACAGTCGTGGCAACACACTCAGTCACTGCACAGCCTGTGTTTTTAATCCAATACAGAATCTTCCTGCCCCATGAACGCAGTGGGATGAAGATCCCCTGGTCACTGAATGAACTCCTTCTCCTGGGAAGGCTGCCCAGGGCTTCCCCCTTGtccctctgtgcctgcaggaCCTGCACTGCTGGAATGACCAGTGGTACCAGCTGGAGCCACGGACAGAGACCTATCCCGAGCGGGGACACTGTCACCTGCAGTTCCTACTGACTCACAAGAAGGTGGGACGGGATGTGGAAAGCTCCTTTCCATTGCCTTGGCAGGATGGGAAGGACAGCTGCCTGTCCCTTGGGGCTTGTCTGGGGTCACAGGTGcctgtcccaggagcagaggtGCCAGCACTAGGGTCTGCAGGTGCTGGACCCTCCCctgggctctgtgccagcaccaGGACCCTGCTCCTGGTTCACCTGTAGcccttggctctccagccctgcttttTGTCCCCACTGTGACAGCGTCCCTGTGTGTCCAGGCAGGTGATGGTTCTCTCTGCCTTGTGTCTTTGCAGAGGGCCACCACGAGCAGCCGGACACAGCCGAGCTACACCGTCCACCGccacctgctgcagcagctggtgtCCCACGAGATCCTGCAGCACCAGGTACCACCAGGGCTGCTACCAGCACCAGAAAcagccctccagcagctgggctgggcagtcCTTCCTTTGCAGCCCACACCCCAACACACTGTGTGATGGGAATGAGGGTCAGGATGATGCCTGGCATCTTTCTGGGGCTCCCACTCCTGCAAATATCCCCTCCCCCTCCATGGTGCctgtcttcctcctcctcatcctgtcTTGCTCCAGGACACAttcctccccctttccctcctggcaggctggcagcacctCCTGGGACGGAGAGCTGAGCAGCCATGCCAGCACCGTGCTGTACCTGCACGCCACACAGAAGGACCTCTCTGACTTCCACCAGGACATGGCGTGAGTACCCCACAGCCAGGGCGCCCCAGTGCAGCACTTGGGGCCTTCCTGGCACCCTCTGACCACAGCTGGTCTGTCCCATGAGCTCAGGTGCTGCCCCCAGGACACCTGGGTGCCCCCTGTGACCCCAGCTGTGACTGTGGCTGGCTTCTGGgtgtcccccagcccccgggggctcagcccagccttccctcttccccaggCAGTGGCTGGCCTACAGCAAACTCTACCAGAGCCTAgagttcagcagcagctgcctcctccaCCAGATCACCAGCATCGAGTACCGGTGGGTGCAGGAGCGCCTGAGGCCAGAGCAGGTGAGGGCAGAGATCAGGGAAAGGTGCCCGAGGCACCCAAGCCTGAGCCTCTCCTCCCAGAGCCCCTGGGGCTGTTTCAGTtccaggaagggcaggagacTGTGGGGTACAGGGGTGCCAGGGTGTCTGGAGGGCATTTCCCagtggtttgttggtttgttccCCCTCTCTGTGCAGAGCCCCTTTCCCTTTGCACTGACATCcccctcccccatccctgccatcaGGTCAATCACAACCCCCTGCAAAACTTAAATATGAcccaatttctgcttttcccagactgttttcccagagcatccctgcacCCTGCTGAGACACTGAATTTTCCATGCATAGCAATGAGGTTTAAGCACAAAGCTCAGTTCAGTCCCTCCAGGGAGAAGCTACCAGAGAcatcagggttttttccccatccctggaggaggCTGGAAAGGAATGGGAGCAGCACCTCCCTCCACTGTGGTGCCATGGTCCTGCCAGCATCTGCCTGTCACTGACGAGGACGATGCATgtctcctttcttctccccagaaagcagagctggccGAGTCCTTCCAGTCCTTGCTGACCTACGGGGTCTCCCTCATCCGTAGGTTCCGCAtcattttccccctctctgtCCCGAGGTCCACGGAGAGGCTCCAGTCCCTGCTCCGGTGAGTTGGCCACTGGTGCCAGCTGCATGTGGAGTCCTGTGGCTTGGCCACGGTGATGGACAAGCCCCTGAGCTTGAGCAAAACTCAGGGGGAGCCCTTTCTCCATCTAGGCTGCTGTGACTCTTGTCCCGTCCCAAACCTCATCCTGGGCTCCCAGGAATGCTTCTGGGAGGGGGAGGCTGTTTGGGCACCTCTCTCTGAGGGGAGAGGTGCTTGTTCCTGATGGCAGGTGCTGGGTTTCACTCCAGGTTCTCATTTGCAGGGTCCTCGTCCAAATGTGCAAAACCAAAGCTTTCCGTGAGCTGTGCACACCCAGCCCTGACCTCCCCCAGATGATCTCCACAGCTCTGAAGGTACTGGGGGTCTCACCCAGCCCAACCTCTGCAGGGTGGGACCCTGTGGGTCTCCCTTTCCTTCCACCCCCTGCCCAATGCCCACACTTCAGCAAATCCACATGGATCACCATGGCATGGGAAATACCCACCCCTTCAACCTGGTGGCCCTAGCCTGTGGTTCCCACCAGAGGTTCTCCCCtcacccaggggacagggagagtGAAAGGGGTGACAGAGCTggctcctcctgcttccctgccatCCCACCAGGACTCCTCTCTTGCAGTCGGGCACAACAGAATGGTTCCACATGCAGAAGCAGCACCTCAAGCCCATGGTGAAGGTCAGTTCCCATCTCTGTCCCTCCGACATGATAAAGTCACCTCAGAATGTCTGAGCATTGAAAACAAGCTGttctttcctttgcagagtATAGAGGAGAATAGCAAAGCCTTGTCCAAGCTCCTCCTGGAGGTGATAGAAGATCTCAAGCAGTGCCAAAAGATCTGGAATAAATTGTTCAGCACGTAGGTTTCAGTGCTTGTTATCACCCTCATCCACCTTCCTTGGGATCAAGAGTGACAGGGCACTTTGATGCCTCATTCCTTGGCCCTTGGGCTCCACAGGTGGGATCTTTGGTCCCATCTCTGCCCCTTAGAGCTGTGCTGTCCTCACCCAGGACATGGCCTGGCCAGGTTTGCTGGTCTGCCtttgctgggctggggctggcaggctCCTGACTCCACATTTCTCTCTTGCAGCAACCTGAAGTTGAATATCTTCTCCATTGCCTACCTGGAGCTGGAGAGCTTGGTGAGCAAGCCTGGGCTGTTCTGCCCTCAGGGGACTAAGGTCTAAAGCCAGGCTGAGGTTTTTGGCCACCTTTCAGGTGGCAACTGCTTGTTGCAAGCTTGGAAGGGGAGCAAGAGAAACTCCCCCTCTATCCCTGTGTGCCCATAGGGTGACTATGGGGACTATTTGACCAAACAAATCTCCTGAAATGCCACCCAAAAGGAAGAGGAGTCCCCCGAGCTGAGCCTCACTCCAGCAGGAGCCTTCCTGGCCAGACCTCACTGGCCAGACCTCACAAAGTCCCCCACGTCTTGCTCCCATCCAGGTGGCAGAGCAtgtccaggagcagctgcacaaGGTTGACAGCAGCATGTCCAGACCCACGGCCGAGAGCCTCTTTGATCTCTACAGGAAACTGCAGGAGCTCTGTCAGATGAAGAATTCCCTCCCAAGCAGGTATCCAACCCTGAGAGGGGAGAGGTGCCAGAGGGAGGGATCGAGCAGTTCACTGAGAGGATCTCTGGATCCTAATTGCAcaccaggcagagcaggctgttGGTGTCTGGTGTCAATGGGAGCATCACCAGGAGGGTTTTGGGCTCATCTCTGGGTGGGGTTGGTGTGAGAGCAGGAAGGGTGACGGTcccgtgctgctgctgtgcgGCTGGAGAACCGGTGCCTTCCTCCATAGGGATGGACCTCTGGCTCTGAGCAATTTCCACCAGTGGTTTGAGGAAGCGTTGCCCCTGTGGCTCCAGAAAGCCTACACCACCACGCTGGAGAGGGCCCAGAGAGCCGTCCAGATGGACCAGGTAACGTGGGGAGGAGAaatttccctcctccctttgGGACACTGCAGCTGTCCTCCATGccttgctgctgtgcctggctcaCAGCACTGAGACCACCACATAGGTGCCTCtggcagcccaggagcagcctggttCCTCTCCCAAAGGCATAACAAAGTATGTGGTCCCCTGGGCCAGCTGATCCCACCCACCCTGGCCCCATGCAGTGTCCCTATATCCCTTCCCTCACTGAATCCCTGGCAGCCCATGTGATCTGAGGACCCTGCATTCAGGCCATGCTGTGAGAATCCCCTTTGCTTCCAACCTCTCTGACAAGGTGGGGGAAGGCATACATGGGGCCACAGGCTGGTCTTCAGTGGGgtccagcagcactgggtggCTGTatggagggaagcagggagctCGTGCTGCTCCATCCATCCTCATCTCCTCTCTCCAAAGTGGTTGTGTGATGACATTGGGAGATAAGGAACTGATGATGGGCCAGAGAGCCCCAAAGTGAAGGAGtagctctgctctctgggatGGCATCTCCCTGTTCAAGCTGCATTTGCCTTCTCTGCCCCTCAGCTGAAGCCTTACGGGTACCACAAGCACAGCACATCCACTGTTGACCTGTCCACCTGCTACGCCCAGATCGTGACAACCTGGCAGCAGCTCAACTGGCCAGACACTGAGAAAGCCTTCATGATCATGGTCAATCTCCTGGAGGTTTGTACAGCTGGGCACCAGCACCTGGagtttcctcctcctgctcctggggtTGTGTCTCCATGAAGGAGCCAGTACCCCCAGTGATGTGGTTCCCTGAGCCCATGGTGGTCCCCGTGTTGCCTGGTTCAGTCCCATTGGTTTCCTCTCTGTCCTGCAGGACATGTGCAAGATCTCCCTGATGTACTGCAAGCTCATCAAGGAGAGGGCTGAGGCTCTGTCGCTGAGTGAGCAGAACGAGGGCGAGGCGGCCAACAGGGTTGGTATTGGAACCTGTCCAGGTTGCTCCAGGAAAGGCAGGATCTGGCCCTGGTTTCTGGACAAagagggagctgagctgctgagaaCCCAGCTGACATCCCCAGTTTGGGTTCCACAGGGACCAGTTGGCCATCAAAAGCCATAATCCTGGAAAATCAGGAGGGAAAAGAtgtgagcagggagagcaggatggggatggggacacaggtgaggaTAAAAATGAGACTGGAGATGGTGATGGAGATGGGACtagggatgaggatgaggatggagaaTGAAACGGGAATAATGATGGATTGCCttggggatggggatgtgggATGCTCCAGGGGGTGTGGACCCTGAAGCAGACCcacctcccccagctctgcatcGTGGTGAACAACATCGAGCAGCTCCGGCTGCTGATGCTGAAGCTGCCATCGCAGCTGGACTgggcccagctggagcagcgcATGAGGGGCATCATCGACCCACAGCAGATCCAGAACGCTCTGCACAACCAGCTCGACAGCACCGTGGCCTGCCTGGACCACGAGGTCCGGGACGTGGTGCAAGCCCTGGCTACCAAGGTGACCACCTGTCACTGATGCCCCCTTGGCCCTCACCTAGCCCAGAGCAGTTTCACCCAAGGTGTCCTGAAGCCCATAATGCTCCTGGCATGGAGACAAGGTGGAGCTGGGTACGGGGAGGCTGGTGCGGAGGCCAAAGTCCAAGTCTCTTCCTGCATTTCTCCCTGGCAGCTGGACAAGGGCATTGCCAGACACATCCAGGAGCTCTCATCTTCCAGTGACACCCAGAAGCCTGAGGATGTAAGTATCTAGTCCAGCCCCTCCCGGACCATCTTTTTTGGGCAGCCATGGATAGCCTTTGCTTGCTTGGTGGGTGCCTCTGTCACCCTCCATCACTGCTCCCTGCCTACGTCTGGGGCACAGGACACACCAGTGACGGGGCCCAGAGCTCCACAGGCTTCGCTTGATGCCCATGTCAGCAGCAGGACCACAccaggcacagcctgcctgTGTGGGAAGGAGCCCCTCTGGGATCCTTCCTggcctgctgtgccctgctggatATGCCCCACTGCCCCCCACAATGCCCTCTCCTCTCACTGCAGTCCATCATCCCGCTCATGAAGTTCCTGGAGTCGGAGCTGCAGTACCTCAATGAGCATCTGGTCCAGGAGAACTTCAAAAGGTGACCAGGGCACTTGGGATGCACTGTGGAAGAGGCCACCAGCATCACCGTTCCCTGGGCAGAAGCATCCCCTCAGCTCCAAGGGGCTTGGGGCCATCCCACCTCAGGGCTGGCAGGATGAGGCGCTTCCTTCTGGGGCTTTGCAGAGCCCTTCAGCTGAAGaccatccctgcagcccagcccctggaTCCTGCTCAcagcctccctctcccctgcagTCTCCTCACTCTCCTGTGGCAGCACACCCTGTCCGtgctctcagcagcacaggggccTCAGGTGCCCTCggtccagcactgccagaggcTGTTCTGTGCCCTGAAGGTACCAAGGGGAAGCAGGGGGTGCCTGGCAAAGACAGGGGTTTGGTTGGTAGCTGACAGcatccttgtccccagagcctggagctgtgcttcCACGCCGAGGGCTGCGGGCTGCCGCTGGAGACCCTCCACAGTGCAACCTTCCGGGTATGGAGATGGGGATAGGGAGTTCCTGTGGCTTCCTGTGGGAGGCAGGGATGCCAGGGACGACATTCCTGAGCTATGGATCTGTCCGTGTGCTTGACTATcacctctccccctccccacagacACTGGAGACTCACCTGGCTCTCTGCTCCACCACCAGCCGCAAACTCATCCAGAAATACTTCATCAACAGGATCCAGCAGCAGGTAGGAGTCCAGatggtgctcccagccccttcACACATCCCACCTTTGCTCACAGGCCCTGCGTGTGGAAATGAGGAGTTTCCCCACTACCCTCCCggtcctggggctgctggggcaggttTGGCCACAGCGTTGAGCAGGAGGGGGCTCAATGCATCCCAGAAGATTCTAGCACACCCTGGTACCCCAAATTTCCTGCTGAGCCTCTGCCCAACCCTGTGCATCCCCTCCATGATGGGGATCAAGCACAACATCCTTATCCTTGTATCCCACTGCCCAGCTGGACACGAGCTCAGAGAAGTACGGGGCCGTGACCATCAAAGCTCTGTACCGGCCTTCGGAGCAGAAACTCCGTGTGGAAGTGCTCAACGCCACCAACCTCATCCCACTGGACTCCAACGGTGGGTGTGGGTGGGCAGGGGAGCCACCCTGCCCCAGGGTCCCCTGTCCTTGGTCCCTGGTGTGGCCCAGTCAGGAGAGATGCTGGCAATGCTTGGACTCTCTcttgatttgcttttttatcCAAGgaggtggatttgggggaaaaggggggtTATTGCACTGGTTCTGGGTGTCTCAGTGGGATGTGGCAGGCAGGACCAAGCAGGACACAGTGCCCATATCCCACTGCTTCTGGCacaagccagcagccagggcaggcgGCTTTTCTTCCAGTCGCAGATAAAAAACACGGCGGGGTGAGCAGCGACCTTCTCCGGGTCCGGCTGTCGTTTGGGGCGCTCTCCAGGAGAGGTcactcctcctgcagccacccctgCCGATCGCTGTGCGGGCAGGCTTAGGGATGTTCCCGCACCCTCCAGGAGCCCGGCCTGGGCTGGGGGTTGTGGTGAGGCTGCCCTGAGCAccccctgcagccaccccaggGTCTCCAAACCCCCCCGGTTGGGTTCGTCCCGGGGCAGAGGGGCCAGGGTACGGGGCTGATGTCTGCACCCCACCAGGCTCCAGCGACCCCTTCGTGCAGCTCACCCTGGAGCCCCGGCACGAGTTCCCCGAGGTGGTGCCTCGGACCACCCAGTGCAAGAAGAACGAGCTGCACCCCCTCTTCGACGAAGCCTTCGACTTGTACGTAGGGGCTGACACCCACCGGGATCCCCCagtccccacagcccctcaggCTTCAACGGAGCCTCTGccatggggctgctgctccaggagctgccatgTCCAGGGATTTCAGCCCCACTGGGGTCCCCCAAACACCTGGGAgggtgtggggctgtgctggggcccTGAGCTTTGAGGGGTTTGGGTCAGcgtggggctgtggctgcccgTGGAGCACAGAAGGTTGTGACCGAGGGGGTGGGATGTGATGATCCCCTGCCTCCCGTGCCCCTGCAGCTTGATCCCCTCCGAGAAGTGCCGGCAGGAGGGGGCCTGTCTGCTGCTGACTGTGTTTGACTACGACATGCTGGGGGCCAACGACCTGGAGGGAGAAGCCTTCTTCCCCCTGTGCCACCTGCCCGGCCTCAACACCGCAGAGGATGAGGCTGACATGGGACAGGTGCCCCAGACCCGGCTCCCCCTCACCCACCCCAAGCCCACGGGTACGTggtgccacagccaggctgagcccctgcagagcggagagggagctgtggggagcaTCTCCCACCATCACTCCCCTCTTCTCTGGCAGATGagatcctgcagctgctggagtccAGGAAAAAGGACAAAGACGCTCAGGCCTTCGTTAAGCTCCGCAAGCAACGAGCCAAGCAGTCCAAGGAGACAGAGTGAGGGAGGGGCAGGAAGATGGCCCCAGAAGGGGAACTTTTGTGGTGTTGGAGCCAGAACCATCTGCAGGGagtgtggggacagaggggtccctgtgcctgccccacCGCAAGTCCCAGCACCCAACTCACCCCTACCCTTGGGCAGCAACGCTTCCATGagcctgggagggtgggcagctgGATTGGAGGGGATTTCTTTGCCTGCCTGGACTAGTAACACTACAAGAGGGATGTGAAAGtgtggctgtccctgcatgTCCCTCTGGAGTTTGTCACTGCCAGTGCTGCATCTcctggccgtgtccccagccctcctgTCTGCAACACAACTGAttcaggctggggacagccatggCCAAACCTGCcttcatttttggtttttctttagatttttaagtttcttttccccctcattttcttGTGGATAAGCctcttattttaaatggaaagcagcaaagctgatgCGTGGGCTGTGTGCTTGGGGGCAGTGGCCCTGTGATAGGAGCAGCATCACAGTGGGGTGGGACAAGGCATTTGAGGTCTGGTGGGAGCTGctgaatttctccttttttaaaatgtgtatagCTCTTGTGtctgtttgggtgtttttttattttaccacCAATTTTACTGACCTCCTGGAAGCCTGGGATCTTGCTGGAGCCTGGGCAGCAATAAAGAGCATCACAGCCCTGGTAGCCAAACCAGGAGGTATTTTGGGCAGCTGACAGCCCAGGCATGTGGTGCAGGTCCCTGGCATCactcccagcctgtgccagggaccCGGGTCCCTCTGGAAGTGGTGGGAAGCTCTGCAGGTTGCATCCATGTGCGGTGACCCAGTACGACAGTAAAAATGCACGACAAGGCAGGTGGTTTTAACAATTTGTTGGGTCTTTTGGAGCTTGTTTTCTCTGCAATTAGTACTAATGATACATCTGGAGCTCCCTCTACCCCCACCCTGCACGGGGGTGACGTGTTTGAGCTGCAGCAGGTCCCTGGGAGCTGCCAAGGACCAGGGAATTAAAAGCATCCCCCTCCCGGGTGCCTGagcaccagctgctccctcGGTGGGCAGAGCAGCCGCTGGGTCAGCTCAGGTCACATCCTGGATGCGggggtgggaaaagaaaaaagctccTTTGGTATCTGTGTGACagagcccacagcaggggggaTTAAGGCACTGCGGGCTCTCAAGGAAGCCATTTGCTGGCTTAGGTTTTAGTGAAGAGAAATAATATTCCAGAGCTGGGTCTGGGATTGTGGGGATGCTGTCTCAGGGTGTCAGCTGGGTCCAGCACCCTGTGCCTGCACCCCACAGCTCATCTGGAGCTGGCACCTGCTGGCAGCCACCTCACGCTTTATTACAAGGTTTACTACACAAGGCTGGAGGTTTGAATATGGTCTCAGCTcatttttggctgtttttttaaaaatcactgtgTCCCACCTTGCACTGGGCTGCCACCAGTCAGGCATGTCCCATGCAGCAGGTGGCATGGGCTGACCTCTCTTCTGAGGTTGTTTGCACTGTCTTATTCAAGTGAATAAGACTGAGCTTAATTTTTGCTCAGCTACAGGCAGTGGTGTGGGTCTTCTCCCACCCTAAAAGAAATCCCACCTTTTACAGAGAAAGACTAATAAACCTTAATCAGTCAAAGCACAACTTACCCCATGGAGCAGAACAGcccaaacattaaaaaataaggcCTGAAGCACACAAAAACAGCTCCTAGCAAATGCAAGAatgatgaagaagaagaaatctcCATCATCATCCTCCTAATCCTGGTGAGGAACCCGACCCAGGCGGATGGCTAGAACACAagagggaaggggctggcaCTTAGATCTACTGATTTTATTGAGTTACCAATAATCTGCAATACAAATGGGCCAGTTCAGATTATTCTTCTGATTGGACTAATGGGAAGTGGTTGATGCATCTTTGAAGCATTAATTAGACCAAAGCTAAGGTAATTCTTGGATCCACAGGCCAGGTGTGTTCTTTTGGGTGCCAGCACACAAAACACTGTATCCActgtgcaggcacagctcaCCTCTGCCCAGCCGGGCTCTTCCAGGACACAAATCCATGTCCAGACCAAGAATTTGGGTGAAAAATTTTTGGATTTGCAACTTACAAAGAGGTCTCTGCCCCAACCTTAACCACATTGCATTGATGTTCCCCCTCTTTCACCACACCTCCATCAGGAAAGTGAATTGCAACACCCCCAAAAGGGAGGGAGCTCAGAGAGAAATTATTCTTAGTTGTGTGAAAATTGGCCACAGAGCTGTTGTTTTGAGGGCTCCAAAGCCCAGATTTCTCCACCCTCCcaaagcccagagcagagcctggggctgcacaTCCACCCGGGCacgcatgcacacacacacgcacacaccgCTTcagttggtatttttttttcttagcaaaaaaataaaaatttattgtcgtctaaaaaaaaaaaatccatcctgcCCTTGGAAACTGTGACACAGATTGAGTTCTTTCCAGCCCCACATGCAAATTCACTCTGCCAAGAAAAGAGTCTAAACCAGGTTTCCGACAGCCAAAACACATATTTACAGAGTACGAGAGAACGACAGCTGAAATCACAGTTCTATACATGGAATCAACAACACGTTTTACACCACTGATCACCATTCTGCCAACTTCTACACGGACTAGGGGCGCCTCTGCCCAGTGCCCTTCCTcctggggaaagcagggaagGGACTGGGCAAGAATTGCCACCA
This genomic window from Vidua chalybeata isolate OUT-0048 chromosome 19, bVidCha1 merged haplotype, whole genome shotgun sequence contains:
- the UNC13D gene encoding protein unc-13 homolog D; the encoded protein is MDPAGQSPPGSLPGAESPEMDLSHRFSKEELALLYEEVLYTIRHRLGKPEQQHVRDSQELYSYVQKAFGMNAEEHGVIMQQVMELESPIYCLKATVKEAKGILGKDVSGLSDPYCLLGIEARSQEPAHPDHKKRMKAVVKDLIPEDQIHRTQVISQTLSPVWNETFILEFKDVETASFHLDMWDSDVVESMRHKLGELTDLHGLKRIFKDARKDKGQDDFLGNVVVRLKDLHCWNDQWYQLEPRTETYPERGHCHLQFLLTHKKRATTSSRTQPSYTVHRHLLQQLVSHEILQHQAGSTSWDGELSSHASTVLYLHATQKDLSDFHQDMAQWLAYSKLYQSLEFSSSCLLHQITSIEYRWVQERLRPEQKAELAESFQSLLTYGVSLIRRFRIIFPLSVPRSTERLQSLLRVLVQMCKTKAFRELCTPSPDLPQMISTALKSGTTEWFHMQKQHLKPMVKSIEENSKALSKLLLEVIEDLKQCQKIWNKLFSTNLKLNIFSIAYLELESLVAEHVQEQLHKVDSSMSRPTAESLFDLYRKLQELCQMKNSLPSRDGPLALSNFHQWFEEALPLWLQKAYTTTLERAQRAVQMDQLKPYGYHKHSTSTVDLSTCYAQIVTTWQQLNWPDTEKAFMIMVNLLEDMCKISLMYCKLIKERAEALSLSEQNEGEAANRLCIVVNNIEQLRLLMLKLPSQLDWAQLEQRMRGIIDPQQIQNALHNQLDSTVACLDHEVRDVVQALATKLDKGIARHIQELSSSSDTQKPEDSIIPLMKFLESELQYLNEHLVQENFKSLLTLLWQHTLSVLSAAQGPQVPSVQHCQRLFCALKSLELCFHAEGCGLPLETLHSATFRTLETHLALCSTTSRKLIQKYFINRIQQQLDTSSEKYGAVTIKALYRPSEQKLRVEVLNATNLIPLDSNGSSDPFVQLTLEPRHEFPEVVPRTTQCKKNELHPLFDEAFDFLIPSEKCRQEGACLLLTVFDYDMLGANDLEGEAFFPLCHLPGLNTAEDEADMGQVPQTRLPLTHPKPTDEILQLLESRKKDKDAQAFVKLRKQRAKQSKETE